DNA from Mycolicibacterium alvei:
CAAATTTCTGATGGTAATCATCAAACAATCGGAGAAGATTATCGGGCAGGCGTCCTTCGTTCACATGGCTTTTTCCGAGCACAGCCACGATCGCATCATCATCGGCCTCAGACGGCACGACCCCGTAAGCATCGGGATAGGCGGCCATCATCATCAGATCGAGATCGACTGGGTCGGAGAAGTAGACGCCATGCTCCTCAAGCACCGCAACGGGCCCGCGGCCCTCGTCAAAGTTCCGGTCCGGGTCGATGAAAGCCGGAAAGTCTTGATCGTCGTTCCACTTAGGAAGCTCGTCAACCTTTGCCTTCGCGAACGTGTCTGAGCGAACGGCATTGATCTGCTTCAGAGCGTTGCGCACTCGACCCCAGCCACCGTGATAGCGACCAGCATCGAGGTCAAGCAAAGTGACGTGAGGAATCTGCAATTCGTTGAGTAAACGCCAAAAGTGGTTGACGTGCCGCCCGCCGAGCGGCACCACCAGCACGGAAGCATCTTCCTCAGCGATGCCGGCAGCAGCCAAAAAACGTGGCAACACGACCTGCTCACTGTCGCCCTCGCCGAGCACGACGAATCGAGAGAAGTACAACTCTGGATAGGCCTGGACGGCTTCCCGTACGTACTTGGCGGCCATCTCGCCGTCCTCCGGTAGGACGATGCGCTTGACGATGGTCTCCCTCACATCGTTCAATCGCAAGAATCGGATCGCGTCTGGATCCACGCGACGCAGCAGCGTTGGTGCGTGTGTCGCGATGAGTGACTGAACATCGCCCAAATCACATGCAGCTCGCAGCTGACGGATGATTCGGCCGAGATACTGTGGCGAGAGGCTGTTTTCTGGCTCTTCCAGTGCAATGACCGTATGTACGGGCGGGCGCAACCGGTCAGCATCCAACGTCGACTCCTCGCCGCTGAGCACTCGTCTGGCGAGAGCCTGCCAGGCAAGGACGAGCGAGATGTAGAGCAAAGACTTCTGACCGTCACTTAACCTCTCGAATGGCAGTGGCACAGTGTCATGCGAGGGCGAGAACGTCACAGTAATCTGACGCAGCACGCCCTCAAAATCACCTCGCCCGAATGCAATTGACGGATCCTTGAAGTACATGCCTCCGTGAAGCCCTTGCCATTCGTCTGTCAAACGCAAACCTATGCTGCCCACCGCAGCATTTCCTACAAGCGAGGTCGTGATTTGTGCTGAAAGATCACCAATATCTACCCGCTCTTTCGTCCAATCTGCAGCTCGCAAACACCGGCCGATTAGCGAGGCCGTCGTGTATGAGATGTGGTCAGCTGGGTCGCGGCGCGCAGGCAGGTAGTGCACTTCAATATGTCCGCGATCGTAACGAGACATGTCGGCACGACGAGTTGGATTGCCGAATTCGTCTGTCTCCAATACATACTCAATCTTCTCGTCGATGAAGCCGTCGAGGGCGAGCGTCGCGGTCAGGCGTACACGGATCCGCGGCACCCCCTCTGCGCTATCGATCGCCATGTGCGCGAAGTTTGGTGGGACCGATCCATGTTGTGCGCCGTCGCGGGTTTCCGGGAACTCGACATCCACCTCAAGCCAAAGGGTCTGCCCGTCGGCTCTAATATCGGCCGGCGACTTGTCGATTGGCACATGGAAGTCTTCGACACGAATTCTCCGTTGAGTCTGCGACGGGCCGAACATTCGCGAAAGCGCTTCCAGCACAGCGGTCTTGCCAGTACCGTTCGGCCCAAGTATATAGGTCATACCAGCGAGACCAATATCCGTCGACTTGGGACCAAAACATTGAAAGTTGCTGACCCGGAGCGTCGTTATTTTCACAGAAGTATCGCCGTCTTTCTTGAGGTACTGATGCCTACACTGCATGAAAGTTTCAATCCAACAGAACCCCCAACTGACGCGTCGGCAGCACAGGCACGGCAGTTAAGCGCCGGAGTTGCATCAACATCAGGGACACTGATCCTGTAAGCCCATCTGTCACTCAGGCCGGCCGCCAGTCGCAACATCGCGCGCAGCCGCGCAACTCTTTGATTCATTCGCCCGCAATATCGCTGAAATGCTTGTGCGCCAACTCCATGTCGCGCTCCCGATCCACCCCGACAAACGGCTCGACGTAGGTAACACCGTCAACTGTGAGGTCGTCGGGCTTCAACGAGCCTCTCTTGCGGTACTCGGATGCCAACTTGCCGGGCAGTTGTCGGCCGTTTGCGTCGTAAAGCGCGTCACGCTCGTACTTCTGCAGCACCGGGAACTGAGTGCGGTAGATCGTCCGCAGTTCCTCAGCGGTGATGCCGAGCATGATCGCGACGATCGCGTCATTCTCCACCAACGCCTGCCGGCGGTCTGCCGCTCTACGCAGCGGCGTAGCCCACGCCCATTTCTTGTCGACGGCACCCAACAACCCACGGTCTGCAAAATCGACCCCAACATGTGGAGCCCACGAATCCTGCTGCCACGCAGTGTCGTACAGATCCTCCCACAGCGGGGCGTAAGGCCGGACCAGGCAGTTTAGGCGAAGTGTCCGTACCACTAGTTGGCCCTCAAGAGGATGGTGCCGGACGTGCGGAGTCCTACCGAGGACTTCGGATGAGATATTCGCGAGGCCCGTCGCCTTGATTAGAAAGTCGGCGACAAGTGAACTACTGAATCCCGCTGCGACAGCGAGATCGACCGAATCCGTCGTTGTGAGCGACAGTAAGCCATGGACATGGCATGGGCCTGGTGCAATCAGCGCAGAGTGCAGTGTGCGGACAATAGCGGTGTCTGCCATCTTTCTCCACGCCAGGCGGAAATACCCCGAACTGGGTTCGCCGCGCCATTTGGAGTAGGCGGCAATATACTCGGAGTATGGCTTCGCGACTTGGTAGTTCGTGCGGGGAATGAAGTCTTCGTCAATCGATTCGAGGTCGATCAGCGTAGTATCTTGCCGGTTCCTCGGGTTCGGGTTGGGTTGCTGGTACAGCGGAGTAGCAACGGTTAGATGTGGCCCCTGGAGGATGGCGTAATCCCATAGTTCGGGAACCGCAGAGGCCGAGTCAAGCAATCCGAGCTTCCTATCTGTGGTCTCGTTCCACCCATACGTCCACTCGAAACCGATGTCCCCTAGGCGCGGTGCCGCAGCTATCCTGACGAGCGCCTCGGCACTGGCTCGATTCACCGGATATAGCATCCGGGCCTCGGTGGGCCGAACGCCAGACTCATCTATTAGAGCTGCCCACCCTGCGAGGACTGATTCGTCAACTCGGACGATTCGCTCGGCATGCGGCCGCATATCCCAGTTATCGTCGGCATCGCGGACGCCTGGGGCTTGCCCAGAACCGTCATGATGGAAGGACCGTTCGAGAACACTGGGGTGATATATCCACCCAGCTTGCAGAAAGTCAATGGTGCCGGTGCTGACACCGTAGACGTGGACACCGAAATCGCGCTTGTGGCTGATTTCACGGAAGACATAGGCGTTATTCTTGAATTGCCAATGTCGCCGAAGTCGCTCATACGCTGCCCGGCGAAGATTCTTCGCTCGTAACTCGGTGAAGTGGCTTTCCGGGTGGATGAGAGCAACAATTCCGCGTGCGGCCATCGACCGCCAGGAGCGCTCCATGAAGCAGCGGTAAAGATCAGTCCGAAGCCCAGTCAGTATGGGTCTGTCGACATCCGAACCAAGATGCTCGGTAATTCCTGCCTGCGCGGCCCGTTCGTCCAGATAGCCGTCCACCGAACCTAATTGCGTCAACGTCTCGTCCCGTTTCTGCAACTTCACCGCTTCGGAGGGTTCGTCATTGAGCTGCCACCAAGGGTCGAATTCGGCGAGCACTCCGGCCTCATCCCAGTCAGGGCGCACCCATGGCGGATTACCGACCTGCAAGTCGAATCCTCCGCTGGCGAACACCGGCGCGAAGTCCAGCTCCCAGTGGAAGAAGCCCTGCATCTCGGCGATGGACTGGCTGACCGCCAACCAGGGGAAGCCGTCGAGCACCTTCTCGATCGGAAGTGCTTGCGAAAAGGTGCGATCAGTGTCCTCGGCGAGATCAAGCTCGTGCCAACTCAGATCACCCGCAAGGCTGGTTTGGCCGTACTTCTCGAATTTGCCAGCCTTCGGCGGCACGCCGAGGAGCGCCTCCAGCGCGCCGACCCACCGATCCCAATCGGGCGGCTCGATGTCGGTGGTCAGCGGCCAGGACCACAGCGCACACCAGGCGTCCATTACCCGACGCAGCCGACGGTAGGCACCATTCTCGTCGTGGAGTACCGCTTCGATCTGCTCGCGGGTCACCACAGCACCCGACCGATCATCCGAATGGAGACTCCACACGTCGATGTCGCGGCGGATCTCCGATTCTGCGATGGTCAGCCGGCGCAGAGTCAGCTCCCACAAAGTCTCCACCCGCCGTGCCAGCGCGGCCAGTCGCTTCTTGATCGCCGGGCTCGGATTGGCGCGAATACTGTTGCGCCACACCCGGAGTTCCTCACGCTTGTTCGCAGCGTAGGTTTTGGCCTCGGCAGTATCGATGACCGCACCCCACCCCTCGGATGGCAGCAAAAAATGGTGAATGTCCGCACCTATCTCGTCTCCGAGCGGAACATCCTTGGGTACCTCCTTCAGCCATGCCTTCTTGGCCAGCAGCGTCGGCGCATACACCGCTCGCCGGGCACCGATCAACGAGTTGCCGCGCCGGAGGTGCAACCCGAACCACGGTGCCTGCAACCCGGCGACCATGGTGTCGAGCCACAGCGAGATCTCGGCCAGCTCCACCGCGGTCGCATTCAGGTCCACCCCGTACACCTGGTGCAGGGCGAGGTATGCCTTCACCTTCTGCAGCTCGACCTGGTACTGGTCGGCGTCGATGACCTTTCCGCGATCCTCCTGCTGACGCTTGAGGTACTCGGCGGCCAGTTGGCGCACCGCCTCGATCGCGAACGCACCGGACCCCAGCGCAGGCTCGCAGATGGTCAGCTGCAGAATCTGTTCCGGCGTGGTGCGCTCGCCGTTCTGGTCCAGCAATTCTTCGAGGGCCTGGGAAACAACGAATTTCGTCAACACCTCGGGCGTGTAGTACGAGGCTGATTGTTGGCGTTCCCGGCCAGCGAGCCGGAACACAAAGGTGCCCTGACGGTGAAGCACCGGAATCTTTTCGCCGGTAGCCTCGTCCTCCGTCGTCACGAAATCTGACTCCGAGAGGTGATCGGCGCGCGTCACCGGAACCACCCACGACCCCTTTTCCGGGTCACCGTTCTTGGCGACCTCGTAGAGGTCTTCGTCGGCGAAGAAGCCGGTGTAGGACATCAGACCCTCGTATACGGCACCGAGCTGGTTGATGCCGAGCTCGGCATACGAGATGAACCCTCGGTCAGCGCCTTTACGTCCCTTGGACTCTTTGGACAGGAGCAAGTGTTGCAGTACTCGCTGCGTCGCCTCGTTGCTGAGCCCGACCTCGTCGATGAGTGCGGTGGCGGCGGGTGCGAACAGGTCGGCGCGTAGTTCGTTGAACTCCAAACCGGGTGCCGGATCGTCGGTTCCATCGCCCACCTCGGGTGTGTGCGGGTGATGACCGCCGTCGACGAGATCGAACAGCTTGGCCAGCGACTCGTACAGGTGCGTACCGAATTTCGCAGCGGGCGAAACCAATTCGGTCAGCGTCAGCTCACGCAGCCGATCCAGGCCGTACCCCTCACCGTATTCGGGGGCTCCCGAGGGCAGCACTCGCATCTCCGGGGAGGCTTCGGCGTAGAGCAGGAACAGGATGCGGTAGAGGAATCGCAGCGAGTGCTTGGCGAGTTGTTGGGCGTCGATCTCATCCAGCGGCAGGCCCTGCTCGGCGCGGCGGCCCACCACGTCGTTGGCGATGATCTCGATGGAGAGTCGGATGCCTTCACGCAGATCCTTGGACACCCCGACGGTGTGTTTGACCGAATCTTCGAGAACACCTGCCCACCAGATGTTTCCGTCAGCGTCGGGCAGCAAGGCCTGGCGCCCGAGGATCGCGGCGGCCCGGTCAAGTTCACCGCCGCGCTTGTCATCGCGACGTTCGGTGACCACCAGCAGGTCGACGGCCAGGTACCGTCCTTCAGCCCACCGCTGCCCCTCGGCCAGCAGCATCCACTGGCCAGCCTGCACCACAATGAACGTGGGGGGTTCATCGGCGCGGAACGCGGCCGACACCGCCTTGGTCACCGAGTCGATGCGCTTGCCGTCCTCCTCCCCCGCGTCGAGCAGCAGCCCGGTTTCGGGGTCAAGCAGGTCGTCAACCGATTCGACCGGGCGGGCCTGCAGCAACAACATGCTCGTCACACCGGGCGGCCGGGCGTTGGGCAACCGTAGCTCGGTGCCGGCACGCTCGCCGGTGTAGTCGGTAAGCGTCTCGGGAAACCCGAGAACGGTCCGAATCGTGGCGTGTGCGCCGGGCGCCCCGTCTGGGTTCTCGGCCAGGGTCGACAACTCGGTCTGCAATTCGCCGGCAGCGGCCAACAGCCGTCGTTGCACCGTGTCCCGGCCCTCCGCCGCTTCGGCGTCCCACTGCTTGCGCAGCTCGATCACCTTGCCCTGGAAGGATTCCTTGGTGGAGTCGGTGGTGAAGTAGTGCTCGCTGATCCAGTCCTCGCCGACGACGATGGAATCGTAGGACGGCATGGCTCAGAGTTCCTTTCCGGCGACGGGGATGTCGGTGGGCACGATGATCAGCAGCGGGCGGACCAGCTGCTGGGTGGGGGCCAGCAGGTCGGCCAGGCGCTGCTCGTCGTTGATGCGCTGCCCGAGCTTGCTCACCTTTGAGCGCTGCGCCCCGAAGAGTTCGAGTTGTTCGGCATCGTCGTGCCAGCGCTGCGCCCGCATGCGCCACTGGGCCAGGCGTTCGGTGGTGGCTGCTTCTTGTGCAGTGAGTACCGTGCGCATCTGGAGTCGGGCACGCTCGACGGCGATCGGGATCAGCGCCTGGTAGCGCTCGGGTCCGGCGATCGGTCCCGGATTGGACGCGCCCGGTTTGAGACCGGTTTGCGAGGTGAGGAAGCTGATGTCTTCGAGAGGTTCGACCATGCAGAAGTCAGGGTTGGCCGGTTTGCGGAACACCGCGGTGGAGAACACCCGCGAGATCAGCTGTCCCCGTTTGTTGCTCAAGGTGCCCATGAGCAACACCGTGGGGGCGTCGACGTCGCCCCGGATCGCGAACACCTGATTGCGGCCCAGCGCTGTCAGCGCGCGGTCACTGGCCCAGTCCAGCACGGGGTGTAGCGGACCCAGGTAGTGCGCCTCGGGCCAGGTTGTGTTGTTGATGCCCTTGCCTTCTCGCGCGATGCGCAACTGGGCGGTGCCGACCGTCGGGTTGGTGGCGAGCTTGAGCCGCTCCAGTACCCGGCCGTGCTGCAGATAGTTCTGTGGAAGCTGCGCGAGCCGTTGCCGAAGATCGCGGGGCGGGGACAGTTCGGCAATGCCGTGCGGCGCACTGACCGTCCAGCCGATACCGCCCTGCTCGGGTTTGGCGTGCGGCTTGTCGTGGAATGCCGCGTGCAGCGCCTCGTCGAGGAAGGTCAGGTCATCGGGATAGAGGCTTTGGCGCGGAGATGCTGGCAACGGCGTCGCAGTCGCCTCAACGGCATCGAATTCTGCGAAGAACGCATCGAGGTCCTCCCCGGCAGCGACCTCGGCAGCGGTACGAACCGCGTCGTCGAGCTCAGACCCCTTGGCGAGCACATCGCGGATCACGTTCTCTTCCTCGGTGACGCTGTGCTTGCCCATCAGCGAGGCCACATCGCCGAGCGTTTCGTGGGCCTGGTTCTCCCGTTCTAGCAACCGCGACAGCACCCGCAGGTCGCCGGAGAACTCGGGGTCGGAGGGCTCGAGGATCAGCGAGGACATCACCGGCGGATGCTTCTGCCCGTAGCGGTCGATACGACCGTTGCGCTGCTCGATGCGGATCAGGCTCCACGGGATGTCGTAGTGGATCAGGTGATGACACTGCGCGTGCAGGTTCACGCCTTCGGAGGCGACGTCACCGGTCACCAGCACTCGGATCGGCGAGGTCTCCAGTTTGAAGCTGTCGACGAGTTCTTGCTGCTCGACGTCGGACAGCCCGCCATGCAGCATGGCGATGTTCTCGCTTTTCAGACCGAGCGCCGCGGGCAGGTTGTTTCGCAGCCAGGTCAGCGTGGCGATCCGCTCGGCGAACACCACCGCACGGGTCTCTGATCCCTTGCCGACACCAATCTGCTTGAGGCGCTTGACCAATGCGGCGAACTTGCCGGCCTGATCGCCCAGGGCTACTTCGTTGAGCTCGTCGAGGGTGTTGAGGGCTTTGAGCTCGGCCCGCTGCTTGGCATCGTTCTGGTCGAGCTTGGCGCGGCGCTGCTTGATCGACTCGGCCAACGCGGCCGGCGACGACAGGAACGCCTTGGCCAGCGTCCACGGGAACAGCGCCTTGGTGTCGCCGGAGTAGGGGGAGCTGCCGGACGCGGGGTGCAGCCAGGTCGTCGACAGCTCCGCGGCGACCGCGTCCTCGGCCGCGGATGGTTTGACAAGCAGGTGTACCGGCTCGGCACGTTCGGCCCAATCACTGCCGACCTCGGCGGCGACGTCTGGGCTGTGCCGATGCCGGCGGATCAGCAGCGACTCGACGTCCCGTTTTGTGAAGCCACCGTCGGCGTGCACCACTGTCGGGTCCAGCAGCCGCAGCAGTTCGGCGAAGGATTCTTCCTTGCCGTTGTGCGGGGTGGCAGAGGCCAGGATGAGCGCCTCGGTGTTGGGGGCCAGGACGCGGGCGAGCTCATTGTTCTGAGTGCCGGTGTTGGTGAGGTTGTGGGACTCGTCGATGACCACGGCGTCCCACTGCTGGCGTTCCAGGTGAGCCTTGTAGCGAGGGCTCTTGAGGGTGTCGATGGAGATGATGGCCCGCTTGAAATAGGTGAACGGGTTGCGGGTGGCCGGCAGCTTCTGGCGGACCTTCTGGATGCCAATCGAGTCGAGGCGGACGAACGGCAGCGCGAAGCGGCACCACAACTCGTGCTGCATCTGCTCCAAGACGTGCTTGGGCGTGACGATCAAGATGCGTTCACCACGGCCACGTCGCACCAGCTCCGACAGGATCATGCCGATCTCCAGCGTCTTGCCCAGCCCGACAGCGTCGGCGAGCAAGATACGCGGGCGGATGTGCTGCGGGTCGAGCGCCTTGGTGACCGCCGCCCGCTGGTAAGCCAGGGCATCGGCGAGCATGTGGGTCGAGACGGTCAGGTTTTGGTCCCCGTAAGGAACTGGCGTCTTTCTGATCAGTGCCTCCAGCCACAGTCGGGAGTCGCGGTAGCCCGACGAGCCGTCGGGGACCACTTTCGCTTTCTTAGGATCCTGCACTTGGATCTTGTCGAGACTGGAGTAGAAAGCGGCGGTGGTTTCGGCCACCAACTCGGAGAGGCCACGCACCCGGACCAGCCAGCCGTCGGCTCCCTGCTCGGCCGAGGTGACCAGCCATTCCTCGTCGCGAATGACGACGATCGAGCCGGGAGCGACGTTGAGGTCGGCAGGGTTGGTTTCGACGGCGGTGATCACTTGTTCTCCGGGCTTTGTTGCAGTGGACTTTGGAATTGTGGTGGGCGGTCTCGGCTTCGGTGTCGCGACCGCGGGCGGTTCGGGCCCGGGCGGCTCGGACTCGATTTCACCGCGGTCGATGAACGCCTGCAGGACCACGGTTCGCAGAGTCTTGGCATTCCTCAGCTCGCGCAGATACTCCATCTGGGCTCTGCGGTTGGTGATCTGACCATTCTCATGGCGGATTTCCCGCAGGTCCGCGACGACACGTTCGCGCGACTCCTTATCGTGCTCCAGCCAGGCCTCGCGCAGCACATCCCAGGCTTCGGCGGCGAAGTCTTCCTTCGGGCGGGCACCGTAGGCGTCATATAGCACGTCGGCCGGGTCGAACCCGTCGCAGTCGTCGAACAGGCCGTTGCAGAGCTCGTCGAGGAGGTCTGCGGGCAGGTTTGACCAGTGGAACCTGTACTTAGGCACTACACGGCCCTCGCTGGAATGCCGGTCCAGATCGGGTTGGCGTCAGGCGGGGCACCTGGACACTCCTTCCGTAGTCTCGGCCTTCTTCGAGACAGCCTTCCAGCCTCGCACGGGCCACCGACAAATATTCCGATACACATGGCTTCGCCATGAGAGTCGGCGCTGTCCCTTTGGGCTCTATTTGGCGCGCTTCGGCGGTGCCTTCTTGGCCACGCGCCGCTTGCCCACGCCGCCGCCCGATGCCGGTTCAGCGGCCTGCACGCCGAACACACTTGATGCCAGCTCCAGCCAGGCCTGCGCATCCGCGCCCCTCAGGTCATCTGTCCACATCAGGACGGCGTCACCGGCGCGGCCGTCGTCGAACGGAAACACACCATTCTCCGCGTACCAGGCTTTCTTGAGTTCCCACTTCGCCGCGTAGTCCGACCGATCGAGCATCCCGGCATGCTCCCAGTACACTTTGCGGCCGCCGGCCGTGTGGATCGTGAAGTCCGGCAGGACCTCTCGACCGTCCGCACCCCGGAAGGGTTCCTCGTAGCTCCACTGACCTGGCATGAGGCGGTCGAGCAACCCGGCGATGATGACCTCGTTCTTACTCGCCATCGGCGTCCCGTTCGCCGAGACATGAATCAGCCGCCGTTCGTAGCGCCGGCGCGCTCCGCGGATCTCGACCGACACCGGACTCGGCGCAGCGAACAGATCAGTGAGCCGCCGCGCCGTCTCGGACCGCCACGATTCCGCCAGCCCTCGCAGATCGGCAAGCGTCCCCTCATGAAGGATGATCACCCTGTCCTTTTGCCTCGTCAGCGCGGTGTACATCAGCTCGCGCGAAACGTTCGCCCGCGCCGGCAGTACGAGCAGCGTCGTAGCGAACTCGGAGCCCTGCGACTTGTGAACTGTTACCGCCCAGGCGAGTTCGAGAGGCGGATCCTCCCCTGACGACGGCCAGTAGCCATATTGGAACCCAGGCTGCGAGGAGAACTCCACGTTCAACGGCAGGTTGGCCTTCTTGCGCTTGTAGCTTGGCACGATCCTGCCGATCGCCACCCCTATCTCACCGTTCGCGACATAGTTCATGGCGCCCTCCGCCGGGTACGCCTTCGACTTCTTGTTGACGGTCTGCATGACCTTGTCGCCACGCACGATCAGCTCCGGACCGATCGGCCTTGGAATATTGGCCTTGGCATTGCGTTGCCCGAACTCCGTGTCGCTTGCCCGGTAGGTGCGTTTGATGTGCCGATTCAGTTCACCCGTTCCGAATGCCCGTGACCGGGTAGGCGAGAGAATCTGCCAGTCCTCCGCATGCCTGCCGGCCCCCGCTTCCCAGTTCAGGTAGGGCTCGTTCAGCGTGGCCCCGTACGTGAGGGCGAACGCCCAATCAGGCTTCTCATGCACATCCAGCGGCAGCTCATCGGAGAGCGCCTCGAGCAATGCCTCGGCGACACTTCTGTCTCCCCATTGGAGGTAGCGGACAGTAGGCCGATTCGGTTCCTCAGCGAGTTCGGACCAGATGGCTTCGTCGCCGGCGCCACGGGTACCTCCGCCGAACCAGGCGGCAAGCTCCAGATCATGACGCGTCCCGTGACCACCCTCGGGGAGTTGTCGACGGGTCACCTGCAGTTCGACATAGCCGGGGCAGACGTGTGTCCATTTGTCGAATGAATCAGGGTGCTTGGCGTCGACGAGATCAACGAATGGCCGACCGGCACCGATCGGAGGAAGCTGACGTGGATCGCCTACAAGGACGATGCGCCGAACCCCGGTGAACGCGTCGAGTGTTGCCGCCAACATCTCCTCGGTGAGCATCGACGCCTCATCAATGACAACCAGGCCATGACTCTGACGCGGCTGTTGATCACCCCAGACCAGGTATCGGCCGGACTCACCGTCGTACCGGC
Protein-coding regions in this window:
- a CDS encoding Eco57I restriction-modification methylase domain-containing protein; the encoded protein is MPSYDSIVVGEDWISEHYFTTDSTKESFQGKVIELRKQWDAEAAEGRDTVQRRLLAAAGELQTELSTLAENPDGAPGAHATIRTVLGFPETLTDYTGERAGTELRLPNARPPGVTSMLLLQARPVESVDDLLDPETGLLLDAGEEDGKRIDSVTKAVSAAFRADEPPTFIVVQAGQWMLLAEGQRWAEGRYLAVDLLVVTERRDDKRGGELDRAAAILGRQALLPDADGNIWWAGVLEDSVKHTVGVSKDLREGIRLSIEIIANDVVGRRAEQGLPLDEIDAQQLAKHSLRFLYRILFLLYAEASPEMRVLPSGAPEYGEGYGLDRLRELTLTELVSPAAKFGTHLYESLAKLFDLVDGGHHPHTPEVGDGTDDPAPGLEFNELRADLFAPAATALIDEVGLSNEATQRVLQHLLLSKESKGRKGADRGFISYAELGINQLGAVYEGLMSYTGFFADEDLYEVAKNGDPEKGSWVVPVTRADHLSESDFVTTEDEATGEKIPVLHRQGTFVFRLAGRERQQSASYYTPEVLTKFVVSQALEELLDQNGERTTPEQILQLTICEPALGSGAFAIEAVRQLAAEYLKRQQEDRGKVIDADQYQVELQKVKAYLALHQVYGVDLNATAVELAEISLWLDTMVAGLQAPWFGLHLRRGNSLIGARRAVYAPTLLAKKAWLKEVPKDVPLGDEIGADIHHFLLPSEGWGAVIDTAEAKTYAANKREELRVWRNSIRANPSPAIKKRLAALARRVETLWELTLRRLTIAESEIRRDIDVWSLHSDDRSGAVVTREQIEAVLHDENGAYRRLRRVMDAWCALWSWPLTTDIEPPDWDRWVGALEALLGVPPKAGKFEKYGQTSLAGDLSWHELDLAEDTDRTFSQALPIEKVLDGFPWLAVSQSIAEMQGFFHWELDFAPVFASGGFDLQVGNPPWVRPDWDEAGVLAEFDPWWQLNDEPSEAVKLQKRDETLTQLGSVDGYLDERAAQAGITEHLGSDVDRPILTGLRTDLYRCFMERSWRSMAARGIVALIHPESHFTELRAKNLRRAAYERLRRHWQFKNNAYVFREISHKRDFGVHVYGVSTGTIDFLQAGWIYHPSVLERSFHHDGSGQAPGVRDADDNWDMRPHAERIVRVDESVLAGWAALIDESGVRPTEARMLYPVNRASAEALVRIAAAPRLGDIGFEWTYGWNETTDRKLGLLDSASAVPELWDYAILQGPHLTVATPLYQQPNPNPRNRQDTTLIDLESIDEDFIPRTNYQVAKPYSEYIAAYSKWRGEPSSGYFRLAWRKMADTAIVRTLHSALIAPGPCHVHGLLSLTTTDSVDLAVAAGFSSSLVADFLIKATGLANISSEVLGRTPHVRHHPLEGQLVVRTLRLNCLVRPYAPLWEDLYDTAWQQDSWAPHVGVDFADRGLLGAVDKKWAWATPLRRAADRRQALVENDAIVAIMLGITAEELRTIYRTQFPVLQKYERDALYDANGRQLPGKLASEYRKRGSLKPDDLTVDGVTYVEPFVGVDRERDMELAHKHFSDIAGE
- a CDS encoding helicase-related protein, which produces MPKYRFHWSNLPADLLDELCNGLFDDCDGFDPADVLYDAYGARPKEDFAAEAWDVLREAWLEHDKESRERVVADLREIRHENGQITNRRAQMEYLRELRNAKTLRTVVLQAFIDRGEIESEPPGPEPPAVATPKPRPPTTIPKSTATKPGEQVITAVETNPADLNVAPGSIVVIRDEEWLVTSAEQGADGWLVRVRGLSELVAETTAAFYSSLDKIQVQDPKKAKVVPDGSSGYRDSRLWLEALIRKTPVPYGDQNLTVSTHMLADALAYQRAAVTKALDPQHIRPRILLADAVGLGKTLEIGMILSELVRRGRGERILIVTPKHVLEQMQHELWCRFALPFVRLDSIGIQKVRQKLPATRNPFTYFKRAIISIDTLKSPRYKAHLERQQWDAVVIDESHNLTNTGTQNNELARVLAPNTEALILASATPHNGKEESFAELLRLLDPTVVHADGGFTKRDVESLLIRRHRHSPDVAAEVGSDWAERAEPVHLLVKPSAAEDAVAAELSTTWLHPASGSSPYSGDTKALFPWTLAKAFLSSPAALAESIKQRRAKLDQNDAKQRAELKALNTLDELNEVALGDQAGKFAALVKRLKQIGVGKGSETRAVVFAERIATLTWLRNNLPAALGLKSENIAMLHGGLSDVEQQELVDSFKLETSPIRVLVTGDVASEGVNLHAQCHHLIHYDIPWSLIRIEQRNGRIDRYGQKHPPVMSSLILEPSDPEFSGDLRVLSRLLERENQAHETLGDVASLMGKHSVTEEENVIRDVLAKGSELDDAVRTAAEVAAGEDLDAFFAEFDAVEATATPLPASPRQSLYPDDLTFLDEALHAAFHDKPHAKPEQGGIGWTVSAPHGIAELSPPRDLRQRLAQLPQNYLQHGRVLERLKLATNPTVGTAQLRIAREGKGINNTTWPEAHYLGPLHPVLDWASDRALTALGRNQVFAIRGDVDAPTVLLMGTLSNKRGQLISRVFSTAVFRKPANPDFCMVEPLEDISFLTSQTGLKPGASNPGPIAGPERYQALIPIAVERARLQMRTVLTAQEAATTERLAQWRMRAQRWHDDAEQLELFGAQRSKVSKLGQRINDEQRLADLLAPTQQLVRPLLIIVPTDIPVAGKEL
- a CDS encoding ATP-dependent nuclease — encoded protein: MTYILGPNGTGKTAVLEALSRMFGPSQTQRRIRVEDFHVPIDKSPADIRADGQTLWLEVDVEFPETRDGAQHGSVPPNFAHMAIDSAEGVPRIRVRLTATLALDGFIDEKIEYVLETDEFGNPTRRADMSRYDRGHIEVHYLPARRDPADHISYTTASLIGRCLRAADWTKERVDIGDLSAQITTSLVGNAAVGSIGLRLTDEWQGLHGGMYFKDPSIAFGRGDFEGVLRQITVTFSPSHDTVPLPFERLSDGQKSLLYISLVLAWQALARRVLSGEESTLDADRLRPPVHTVIALEEPENSLSPQYLGRIIRQLRAACDLGDVQSLIATHAPTLLRRVDPDAIRFLRLNDVRETIVKRIVLPEDGEMAAKYVREAVQAYPELYFSRFVVLGEGDSEQVVLPRFLAAAGIAEEDASVLVVPLGGRHVNHFWRLLNELQIPHVTLLDLDAGRYHGGWGRVRNALKQINAVRSDTFAKAKVDELPKWNDDQDFPAFIDPDRNFDEGRGPVAVLEEHGVYFSDPVDLDLMMMAAYPDAYGVVPSEADDDAIVAVLGKSHVNEGRLPDNLLRLFDDYHQKFDLGSKPAAHLTALAELSDKQLLDGLPSTLSRLVADVRKKLAGLPE